CTGCGGGTGCGCGGCCGCGAGGAAGCGACCTACCGCCAGGATGTCGTGGACCTTCTGCGCTGGGTCGGCCTGGGCGACCGCATGGACGCGCCGCCCATCGTGCTGTCGGGCGGCGAAAAGCAGCGGGCCGCGATCGCCCGCGCGCTGATCGACCGGCCGGACCTTCTGTTGGCCGACGAGCCCACCGGGAATGTCGATCCGCCGCTTGCGCGCCGGCTGCTGCGCCTGTTTCTGGAGATGCACAGGCTGGGGACTTCGGTTGTCATCGCCACGCACGACGTGAGCCTGATGGAGCAGGCGCCGGCCCGTCGGCTGGTGCTGGCGGACGGGCGGATGAGCATCCATGACTGAGCTGCGCGAACGCCTGGTCTTCGGCTTCGGAACGCTGTCGCGACGGGTGTCGGCGCTGGCGCGGCGATCGGCCGCAAGGCGCCCCGTGCCGATCGTGCCGGCGCGCAGCGTAACGAGCACGGCGCTGATGGCCGTCATCGCCATCATGACCTTCCTTGCCAGCCTGACGCTCGGCGGCGTCCTGATGGTCTCGGACACGGCGCGCGCATGGCGCGACGACATCGCCCGCGAGGCGACGATCCAGATCGAGCCGGAGCCCGGCCTCGATATGCAGGCGGCGATCGGCGAGTTGCAGCTCCTGGCACTGTCGACCCCGGGGGTGACGGCCGCCATGCCCGTCGGCGAGGACGAGGCCGGGGCGATGCTGCGGCCCTGGCTGGGCGGTCTGGACGTGGCCGGTCTGCCCATGCCGCGCATGATCGCGGTGGAAATAGACCCGGCATCGCCGCCGGATTTCGATGCGCTGCGCGAGGCGGTAGAGCGCGCCGTGCCACAGGCGACGCTGGACGATCATCGTATGTGGATGTCGCGCCTCGTCGCCATGGCGCAGGCCACCGTGCTTGCCGGAATCGCCATACTGGTGCTGGTGGTGATCGCGGCCGTGCTGACGGTGGTGTTCGCAACGCGAGGGGCTATGGCCGGCAACCGCCACATCATCGAGGTGCTGCATTTCGTGGGCGCCCGGCATGGCTTCGTCGCGGCACAGTTCCAGCGCCATTTCCTGCGACTGGGGCTGATCGGGGGCGCCATCGGCGGGCTGGCGGCGCTGGGCATCTTCGCCCTGGCAGGCTGGTACGCGGCCCCGGATGCCGTCTCGGCCGAGGGCGATCAGCTTCGAGCCCTGTTCGGAACGTTCAGGCTGGGGCCGTGGGGTTACTTCGCCGTCGCGCTGCTGGCGTTCGCCGCCGCGCTGTTGACGGCACTGACATCGCGCTTCACCGTTCGTGCGCAACTTTCGGAGATGGACATCCTGTCGCCTGCCGGCACGGCTTGAACGGCTTGGAAACCACAAGGCTCGGGCATAGTTCCTTGCTCATATGTACGGATTGGACAGTGTACGCAGGCAGGCACATGCAGGCAGACGGAAACAGGGCGGGGCGCAGGGGCGGTACACGGCCCGGGATGCGCCTTGGCCTGCTTCTGTCGCTGGCGTTCCTTGGCCTTGCCGCCTATCTGGCCGGGGGCTTCCTGCGCTTCGCCAACGACGTGGCGAGCCTGCGGGCGCCGGCGTCCATCGCCGATGTCGGTGGCATCGTGGTGCTGACCGGCGGCGAAATGCGGCTTCAGCAGGCGGTGGATCTGTTGACCAGGGACAGCGGCCAGCGGTTGCTGATCAGCGGCGTCAACCCCGGCACCAGCCTGTCGACGCTGGCGCGCATCACCGGCGGCGACCCGACATTGTTCCAGTGCTGCGTCGACCTGGACTATGCCGCGCTCGACACGATCGGCAACGCGCGCATGACGGTGGAATGGGCGCGGTCGCACGGTATCGACCGGATCGCCCTGGTAACGAGCGACTATCATATTCCGCGGGCGATGACGGAGCTCGGCGGCGTTTCCGGCGCACCGGAGATCGTGCCGTATCCCGTCTCGCCGCAGAAGTTGTGGCGCGCCAATGGTTTCCCGAGCCGGCTGGGCCTCCGGCTGCTGCTGAGCGAGTACGTCAAGGTGCTTGCAGCGCGCGCCCGTCTTGCAACGGGGTTCGACATCGTCGATACGCTGGGGCAGCGCGTGACGTCGCAGGGCCATACCGGCCACGGGTGAAGCGCCGGCCACTCGAGATACAAGCGGGACAGCCATACAGATGATCGCCCTGCGCTCCCTTGCGTTCCAGATCCTGTTCTACGCCAACCTGATCGGGCAGCTTCTGTTCTTCTCCCCGGTCTTTTTCCTGCTGCCCGAGCGGACCTGCTGGCGGATCGTCAAGAACTGGGCACGCTCCTCGCTGTGGCTTTTGCACCGGGTGGCCGGCGCGAGATCCGAGATCGTCGGGCAGGAGCATCTGCCGGCCGGCGCCACCATCATAGCCTCCAAGCACCAGTCCTTCTGGGAAACCTTCGCGCTGGTTCCGGAGCTCGATCGCCCGACCTTCATCCTGAAGAAGGAGCTGATGGCCATACCCGTCTTCGGGGCCTACTGCCGCCGCATGGGGATGATCCCGGTGGACCGCAGCCGTCGCGGGGCCGTGCTGGCCAGCATGCTGGAGGATGTAGAGAAAGCGATGGCCGAAGGGCGGCAGATCATCATCTTTCCGGAAGGCACCCGCAGCGCACCCGGCGCCGCGCCGAACTACCGGCCGGGCATCCATTTTCTCTACAACGCGACCCATGTGCCCGTGACGCCGGTCGCGCTGAATTCCGGGCTGTTCTGGCCGCGTCAGGCCTTCTACCGCCGACCGGGCACCATCCGCGCCGAGTTCCTGCCGCCCATCGAGCCGGGCCTGGACCGCGCGACCTTCCTGGCGCGCCTGACGGACGAGATCGAGGCGCGGTCCATCGCGCTGATCCGGCGGGCCTACGAGGACCAGCCCGAGCTGCCGATGAGCAAGCTTGTGGCAAGCCGACTGGGGCAGGATGGGTTTGCGGCCGGTAACGTCGAAGCTTGAGTCTTTCGGTGGAATGGCCCATAAATGAAAAATTCTGCATGATGACGTTTATATGATCCGCTCTTGATGGCGGACCGACGCCGGGCAAGGGGTGAGCCGATGGCATATGCGGATTTTCTGTCATTTCCCGACCGGGCGCCGACATTGCCCGCCTGGTTCGCCGAGCCACGGGTGCTAAGCCTGGATCGGCATGCCGATCTCGGCGTGCGGCGCAGCGGCAACCTGCGCTTTGCCGCCACTATCGAGACGGCGCCCCTGGCCTTGAGCGAATTCGGTGCAGCCATGCGCTGCTATCCCATCTGCTTCACGCAGGGCGACGACCCCGCGCCTGTGGCGGTCATGGCGCTCGAAAAGGGGCGCAACCTTTTCGTCGATGCGCTCGGCGGCTGGAAGCGAGACCACCATGTTCCCTCCTGCCTCAGCCGATACCCGCTTGCCGCGCTGGCGGGCCATGACGGCAGGATCCGGCTCTACGCCGATTTTTCCAGTGGCCGCCTCGTCCGGATGCGGCCCGGCATGGACGAGGACGTCGACCCCATCTTCGAGCCATCCGGCGGTTTGTCCTCCTTCGGAAAATCGTCGGTCATTCGCAGCCAGCTTGCAGAGCGAAGCCTTGCTGATTCCGCCGAACTGGGGCGGGCGCTTGCCGAGGCAGGCGCCCTGACGCCCTGTAAGGCGCCGGGTATCGGCGATGCCGGACAGGCGCTCCGCGAAGATCTCCTCTGCGTCGACGAGGGGGCCCTGAACAGCCTGCCGGCGGCGCTGCTGGCCGAATTCGCCCGCCGAGGCTGGCTCGAGCCGATCGTCCTGTCCATCGTCTCGCGCCAGAACTGGCACGCCCTGGCCCAGATGGCCCATCGATACAACCCGACGGGGCGCGCCCGCGCCGCCTGAGGGCGTCGTCTAGAACGGGCGCGGCCCCATCAGCTCCGCGTCGGCCCGTGCCGGTGCATCGGCGTAGCCGGACACAGCAAGGTTGAAGGCCCGGGCACCGGAGGTGTCGGCGCCGGGCCAGACCGGCCGGACAAGGCCGCCCTCCATCAGCAGCACCAACGACTGGTTCAAAAGCCCGGGCCGGCCGGAAAACGGCTGGAGACGCTGCAACTCGTCGAAGCTCCGGTCGCCTGCCGCGAAGGCGTCGAGAAGCGGAGCGAAGATCGCGGCGGCGCCCTCCACGGGCCCCACCCGGG
This genomic window from Aureimonas sp. OT7 contains:
- the ftsE gene encoding cell division ATP-binding protein FtsE; translated protein: MIRFENVGLRYDMGPEVLRDLSFRIDAQSFQFLCGPSGAGKTSLMRMLFLALRPTRGMVTVMGRDAATMRRDELPELRRRIGIVFQDFRLLDHLTTYENVALPLRVRGREEATYRQDVVDLLRWVGLGDRMDAPPIVLSGGEKQRAAIARALIDRPDLLLADEPTGNVDPPLARRLLRLFLEMHRLGTSVVIATHDVSLMEQAPARRLVLADGRMSIHD
- a CDS encoding ABC transporter permease; the encoded protein is MTELRERLVFGFGTLSRRVSALARRSAARRPVPIVPARSVTSTALMAVIAIMTFLASLTLGGVLMVSDTARAWRDDIAREATIQIEPEPGLDMQAAIGELQLLALSTPGVTAAMPVGEDEAGAMLRPWLGGLDVAGLPMPRMIAVEIDPASPPDFDALREAVERAVPQATLDDHRMWMSRLVAMAQATVLAGIAILVLVVIAAVLTVVFATRGAMAGNRHIIEVLHFVGARHGFVAAQFQRHFLRLGLIGGAIGGLAALGIFALAGWYAAPDAVSAEGDQLRALFGTFRLGPWGYFAVALLAFAAALLTALTSRFTVRAQLSEMDILSPAGTA
- a CDS encoding YdcF family protein, giving the protein MQADGNRAGRRGGTRPGMRLGLLLSLAFLGLAAYLAGGFLRFANDVASLRAPASIADVGGIVVLTGGEMRLQQAVDLLTRDSGQRLLISGVNPGTSLSTLARITGGDPTLFQCCVDLDYAALDTIGNARMTVEWARSHGIDRIALVTSDYHIPRAMTELGGVSGAPEIVPYPVSPQKLWRANGFPSRLGLRLLLSEYVKVLAARARLATGFDIVDTLGQRVTSQGHTGHG
- a CDS encoding lysophospholipid acyltransferase family protein; translated protein: MIALRSLAFQILFYANLIGQLLFFSPVFFLLPERTCWRIVKNWARSSLWLLHRVAGARSEIVGQEHLPAGATIIASKHQSFWETFALVPELDRPTFILKKELMAIPVFGAYCRRMGMIPVDRSRRGAVLASMLEDVEKAMAEGRQIIIFPEGTRSAPGAAPNYRPGIHFLYNATHVPVTPVALNSGLFWPRQAFYRRPGTIRAEFLPPIEPGLDRATFLARLTDEIEARSIALIRRAYEDQPELPMSKLVASRLGQDGFAAGNVEA
- a CDS encoding SapC family protein, with amino-acid sequence MAYADFLSFPDRAPTLPAWFAEPRVLSLDRHADLGVRRSGNLRFAATIETAPLALSEFGAAMRCYPICFTQGDDPAPVAVMALEKGRNLFVDALGGWKRDHHVPSCLSRYPLAALAGHDGRIRLYADFSSGRLVRMRPGMDEDVDPIFEPSGGLSSFGKSSVIRSQLAERSLADSAELGRALAEAGALTPCKAPGIGDAGQALREDLLCVDEGALNSLPAALLAEFARRGWLEPIVLSIVSRQNWHALAQMAHRYNPTGRARAA